Proteins from one Brevibacillus humidisoli genomic window:
- a CDS encoding 3-oxoacyl-[acyl-carrier-protein] synthase III C-terminal domain-containing protein, whose amino-acid sequence MRTTAHQSESGFQGVCGIADFSIYIPEERVTLDRVAEMIRESGYSFSEEDLNRFRDAYRFHSVPIERERCLEEMIVEACAPLLSRLQQKQKRVDKLVFLRTSQLYWHDRNLFRKLIHDYGLQQTHVLSVSQHNCASFHLALRVCQNLFSSQPDLQGILLVAADKAFHPSLRRIPDSLLGDCASACYLERGCSEHQLLHVLNLVDPKADPDDVDWFNTTYYFAIRQMLLRLLKETDLQLEDIRLLIGGNVNQRTWERMAEMLNLPIERFYTQTIPEVGHLYGSDLLYNLMSAGRDGLIRRSDFYVTISIGLGGMYGCALHRC is encoded by the coding sequence ATGAGAACGACGGCCCATCAAAGTGAATCGGGTTTTCAGGGAGTATGCGGGATCGCCGATTTCTCCATTTATATACCCGAAGAGAGGGTGACACTGGACCGGGTAGCCGAGATGATCCGAGAAAGCGGCTATTCGTTCTCGGAAGAAGATCTCAACCGGTTCAGAGATGCTTATCGATTCCACAGCGTGCCGATCGAACGGGAGCGATGTTTGGAAGAGATGATTGTGGAAGCATGTGCACCGCTTCTCTCGCGCCTCCAGCAGAAACAGAAGCGGGTTGACAAACTGGTTTTTTTGCGCACGTCCCAACTCTATTGGCATGATCGCAACCTGTTTCGCAAGCTGATTCACGACTACGGCCTGCAGCAGACTCATGTGCTTTCCGTGTCACAGCACAACTGCGCTTCTTTTCACCTCGCGCTGCGTGTCTGTCAAAACTTGTTTTCCAGTCAACCGGATTTGCAGGGGATTCTGTTGGTTGCCGCCGACAAGGCGTTTCATCCTTCGCTCAGAAGGATCCCTGATTCCCTGCTTGGAGATTGTGCCAGTGCCTGTTACCTGGAGCGTGGATGTTCGGAGCATCAATTGCTGCACGTGCTCAATCTGGTTGATCCAAAGGCTGATCCGGACGATGTAGACTGGTTCAATACAACCTATTACTTTGCGATTCGGCAAATGCTGCTGCGACTGTTAAAAGAGACGGATCTGCAACTGGAGGACATCCGTTTGCTGATCGGGGGCAACGTCAACCAACGAACCTGGGAACGAATGGCGGAAATGCTCAATCTGCCGATCGAGCGTTTCTATACGCAGACGATCCCGGAAGTTGGGCACCTGTACGGTTCTGATCTTCTGTACAATCTGATGAGTGCCGGACGTGACGGGCTGATCCGTCGCAGCGATTTCTACGTGACGATCTCGATTGGGTTGGGGGGGATGTACGGTTGTGCGCTGCATCGCTGCTAG
- a CDS encoding M2 family metallopeptidase, whose protein sequence is MGVRGAGMVCQSEQLRLSKLYRRMITSLWELLTTGQAEWAEQYEADELAYQEYLASDALRQRVCGTAQHRQSGLSELEQRVLQCLWLEMMEQQGPSQLRRQIAACWSQLVYTISTCRATIGDRSLTEQQVLSVLAGERDQAQRKEVWKAWMRMGEEVAPELLTLVQLRNEMAQHAGYDNYHDVKLATQELDWRQLSQMIRTLRDELDPLYRQVKAEVDAEVAQQFQIAVSQIKPWHYQHPFFQQQAMDVVLPELSVGDSFEERLTDLFAGYGLAIGPLLKRSDVYSRPDKSPASFSLHLDRAGDVRLSCHLEQGGDGLPLLLHELGHAAYEIGIDSDLPYALRQPGHTFLSEAVALLFERLACDREWLRRLGCKRLPDQERLDKWSRRNRLIKLYWTMTVVLFERELYTNPGQQLNQCWWDLVEEVQGVRRPDEWDLPHWAAKAHLSTLPVYYQNYLLGEIAAAQLLSAFQQVGEGWPSREAFHRLQATLFSPGASKRWDQLLPLFCGEPVTVAPLIAQVADGHNLSARDRLA, encoded by the coding sequence ATGGGCGTGAGAGGAGCAGGGATGGTTTGTCAGTCAGAACAACTGCGGTTAAGCAAGCTTTATCGACGAATGATTACCTCCCTGTGGGAGCTGCTAACCACAGGGCAGGCAGAGTGGGCGGAACAGTACGAAGCGGACGAACTAGCCTACCAGGAGTATCTCGCATCAGACGCTTTGCGTCAGCGGGTATGCGGCACAGCACAGCACAGGCAGTCCGGACTCTCCGAGCTTGAGCAGCGCGTCCTGCAATGTCTCTGGCTTGAGATGATGGAGCAGCAGGGACCATCTCAGCTTCGCCGCCAGATTGCCGCATGTTGGAGTCAGCTCGTTTACACGATCAGCACCTGTCGGGCCACAATCGGCGATCGCTCGCTGACCGAACAGCAGGTATTGTCTGTGCTGGCAGGGGAGCGAGACCAGGCACAGCGGAAAGAGGTCTGGAAAGCATGGATGCGCATGGGAGAAGAGGTTGCGCCGGAGCTGCTCACCTTAGTCCAACTGCGTAACGAGATGGCACAACATGCCGGTTACGACAACTATCACGACGTAAAACTGGCCACCCAAGAGCTGGACTGGCGGCAGCTGTCCCAGATGATCCGTACACTTCGAGACGAGTTGGATCCCCTGTATCGACAGGTGAAGGCGGAAGTGGATGCGGAGGTAGCGCAGCAGTTTCAGATCGCCGTCAGCCAGATCAAGCCCTGGCATTATCAGCATCCGTTTTTCCAGCAGCAGGCGATGGATGTCGTGTTGCCAGAGCTGTCAGTTGGAGATTCGTTTGAAGAACGGCTAACCGACCTGTTTGCAGGCTATGGTCTCGCGATCGGACCACTGCTCAAGCGCTCCGATGTATACAGTCGCCCCGACAAAAGCCCGGCCAGCTTCTCCCTTCACCTCGATCGGGCAGGGGATGTCCGTCTCTCCTGCCATCTGGAACAGGGGGGAGATGGATTGCCGCTGCTGTTGCATGAGCTGGGGCATGCCGCCTATGAAATCGGCATCGATTCAGATCTGCCCTATGCCCTGCGGCAACCTGGCCATACATTTCTAAGTGAAGCAGTGGCGCTGTTGTTTGAGCGGTTAGCTTGCGATAGAGAGTGGCTGAGGCGACTTGGCTGTAAACGGCTGCCGGATCAGGAGCGTCTCGACAAATGGAGTCGGCGAAACCGGTTGATCAAACTGTACTGGACGATGACGGTCGTGTTGTTTGAGCGGGAGTTGTATACAAATCCCGGACAGCAGTTGAATCAATGCTGGTGGGACTTGGTCGAAGAGGTACAAGGAGTCCGCCGGCCCGACGAGTGGGATCTCCCGCATTGGGCAGCCAAGGCGCATCTCAGCACACTGCCGGTTTACTATCAGAACTACCTGCTTGGGGAGATTGCTGCTGCTCAACTCCTCTCTGCCTTTCAACAAGTCGGAGAGGGATGGCCCAGCAGGGAGGCGTTCCATCGGCTGCAAGCAACGCTTTTTTCTCCCGGTGCCTCCAAGCGATGGGATCAGCTTCTCCCGTTATTCTGTGGCGAACCGGTCACGGTCGCCCCGTTGATCGCGCAGGTGGCAGATGGGCACAATCTTTCCGCGAGGGACAGATTGGCATGA
- a CDS encoding glycosyltransferase yields MKVFFGLSGGLGPVMRCLSIAEQFRQAGGEVCFSIYGRESQQYLEQRGYSQLIDDDPTMPDPKKTIPPHSVFYNMDHYYAMAGLLDEHFLHSWVAHRIEMIQEYRPDLIIADFSPHTIIAARFLNIPHAAIVQSCYHPNGQRVSHWADQPRNLPRVTPIINKVLERFDLPPIHKMEELHSGQLDIVPSFPAFDPIDDKLVRYVGPLHHTLADDEDQPLPDDPYILVYPGRLYDLTSSLGLSLVQSVISGFADTAYQVLIAAGERPPTGMDDLPDNISFIPNFSEKLLSHCALFIHHGGHGSCLSAIEQGVPSLIIPTNTEREYNARKISQLEAGEYMLPHSFTADHLARLAAFIIEDHYRDKAKALRKEIAGQQYGGAREAYVLTSALAAAANSKGRRT; encoded by the coding sequence ATGAAAGTTTTCTTTGGACTGAGCGGCGGACTGGGGCCAGTGATGAGATGCCTGTCGATTGCCGAGCAGTTTCGGCAGGCGGGGGGCGAGGTCTGTTTCAGTATTTACGGTAGGGAGAGCCAGCAGTATTTGGAACAACGGGGATACTCTCAGTTGATCGATGACGATCCGACGATGCCCGATCCAAAGAAGACGATTCCCCCGCATTCCGTGTTTTACAACATGGATCATTACTATGCGATGGCCGGGCTGCTTGACGAGCACTTCTTGCACAGTTGGGTTGCTCACCGGATCGAGATGATTCAGGAATACCGACCTGATCTGATTATTGCCGATTTTAGCCCACATACGATCATCGCGGCTCGTTTCCTCAACATCCCGCATGCGGCCATCGTCCAGTCCTGCTACCATCCGAACGGGCAACGGGTGAGCCATTGGGCCGATCAGCCGCGCAACCTGCCTAGGGTGACGCCGATTATCAATAAAGTGCTGGAGCGGTTTGACCTGCCGCCGATACACAAAATGGAAGAACTGCACTCCGGACAGCTCGATATCGTGCCAAGCTTTCCCGCATTTGACCCGATTGATGACAAACTGGTGCGCTACGTCGGTCCGCTGCATCACACGCTGGCAGACGATGAGGACCAACCGCTGCCGGATGATCCATACATACTGGTCTATCCCGGCAGGCTGTATGATTTAACCAGCTCACTCGGATTGTCGCTGGTCCAGTCCGTGATCAGTGGATTTGCCGATACGGCGTACCAGGTGCTGATCGCCGCGGGAGAGAGACCACCGACAGGGATGGATGATCTTCCCGACAATATCTCGTTTATCCCGAACTTCTCTGAGAAGCTGCTTTCTCACTGTGCGTTATTTATCCATCACGGTGGTCATGGGAGCTGTCTGTCGGCAATCGAGCAGGGAGTTCCGTCGTTGATCATACCGACCAATACAGAACGGGAGTACAACGCGCGCAAGATCAGTCAACTGGAGGCAGGGGAGTACATGCTGCCCCATTCGTTTACCGCAGACCATCTGGCCAGGCTGGCCGCTTTCATCATTGAAGATCACTATCGCGACAAGGCAAAGGCTTTGCGGAAAGAAATCGCAGGACAGCAGTATGGTGGTGCGCGAGAAGCGTATGTGCTGACCAGTGCCTTGGCGGCAGCCGCAAACAGTAAGGGGAGACGAACATGA
- a CDS encoding phytanoyl-CoA dioxygenase family protein, whose translation MPQISSEQKAFFEQEGYLIVKGLFSQQEIDEIKEEYRKLWLEMVAEGEIAQDKARPVESLYPRLSNHHRVNDVAARYMLDERTRGVVEQLIGEEALVIQTVYYFKAPGGRGLPLHQDNYDIGVTPGTTYTAWVSLEHSTKENGGLFLVPGSHRFELAVPVPIEGDEYHFPHTISIPDGYKTISLETEPGDVVYFTGNTYHGSHKNQTRHSFRQSFVTHYAASSVERITLNHNMLVNSKGERVRRRLNPTPKAVATQGDITTWRKIYFPEKGKIH comes from the coding sequence ATGCCGCAGATCAGTTCAGAACAGAAGGCATTTTTTGAACAGGAAGGATACTTGATCGTAAAAGGGCTATTTTCTCAACAAGAGATTGATGAGATCAAGGAAGAGTATCGAAAACTGTGGCTAGAGATGGTGGCGGAGGGTGAAATCGCCCAAGACAAGGCGAGACCGGTGGAAAGCTTGTATCCTCGTCTCAGCAACCACCACCGCGTGAATGACGTTGCCGCTCGCTACATGCTGGACGAGCGGACCCGCGGGGTGGTGGAGCAGTTGATCGGAGAAGAGGCACTGGTGATTCAAACCGTCTACTACTTCAAGGCGCCTGGAGGCAGAGGGCTTCCTTTGCACCAAGACAACTACGATATCGGCGTGACTCCCGGCACCACGTACACGGCATGGGTCAGTCTGGAGCACTCCACGAAGGAAAACGGAGGGCTGTTCCTGGTGCCCGGTTCCCATCGCTTTGAACTGGCTGTGCCGGTGCCGATTGAGGGTGATGAGTACCACTTTCCCCACACCATCTCGATCCCGGACGGGTACAAGACGATCAGTTTGGAAACAGAGCCCGGCGATGTCGTTTACTTCACCGGCAACACCTATCACGGTTCCCATAAGAATCAGACCCGCCACAGCTTTCGTCAGTCTTTTGTGACGCACTATGCGGCCAGCAGCGTCGAGCGGATTACCTTAAATCACAATATGCTGGTCAACAGCAAAGGAGAGCGCGTGCGCAGGCGGCTCAATCCCACTCCCAAGGCAGTGGCGACGCAGGGAGACATTACAACATGGCGCAAGATTTACTTTCCGGAGAAAGGAAAGATCCACTAG
- a CDS encoding sugar phosphate isomerase/epimerase family protein, whose translation MVRTVQSRSVSCHLAAWGEQFVKGMDEISALGFTACELGSRTLFHYKEEPDKWQELLAQHALTVSAVFEFGHFENRTRRREVLIHHDQLARLMERVGIQLVVLSSGTLRKRSGPTVDDLRQMTEMVMQVTRRYGERGIQVGIHPHIGTSIFTREEIDYVMQYGPEEISLVPDLWHCAEAGVEVTTLVADYASRISCIHLRDARTASGGDSRRLQTEPCDLGDGELDLRELFQALRAYRYAGWLTVETEKPRVSPYESAAHNLRYLRQLGQTD comes from the coding sequence GTGGTGCGGACGGTACAGAGTCGTTCTGTATCCTGCCACCTGGCTGCGTGGGGTGAGCAGTTCGTCAAAGGGATGGACGAGATCTCGGCACTTGGGTTTACGGCGTGTGAACTTGGCAGCAGGACGCTGTTCCACTATAAAGAGGAACCAGACAAGTGGCAGGAGCTTTTGGCACAGCACGCTCTGACGGTTTCGGCGGTGTTTGAGTTTGGCCATTTTGAAAACCGGACCCGCCGTCGGGAGGTGCTCATCCATCACGATCAGCTTGCACGGTTGATGGAGCGAGTAGGTATCCAACTGGTGGTCTTAAGCTCGGGAACGCTCCGCAAGCGATCTGGACCGACCGTGGATGACCTGCGGCAGATGACGGAGATGGTGATGCAGGTGACCCGCCGTTATGGGGAGCGGGGAATCCAGGTGGGTATTCATCCGCATATCGGGACAAGCATCTTTACCCGTGAAGAGATTGATTACGTGATGCAGTACGGTCCGGAAGAGATCAGCCTCGTGCCCGATCTCTGGCACTGTGCCGAAGCTGGTGTAGAAGTGACAACACTGGTGGCCGATTACGCATCACGGATCTCCTGCATCCACCTGCGGGACGCTAGGACGGCAAGTGGTGGCGACAGCCGCCGCTTGCAAACGGAACCTTGTGATCTGGGCGATGGCGAACTTGATCTGCGAGAATTGTTTCAGGCACTGAGGGCATATCGTTATGCGGGATGGTTGACGGTTGAGACCGAGAAACCTCGTGTTTCGCCTTATGAGAGTGCGGCTCACAATCTCCGCTACCTTCGGCAGCTTGGTCAGACCGATTGA
- a CDS encoding helix-turn-helix transcriptional regulator: MIVLWEYRETAGRASDQAPLAESVDPAVPVVSVDSYQAMIQAMEAAPCEALIIICEQEKLPERYDLTRLIGQVPIYVFVNVGVAEKLILHYLLFYLSTRADAGHAANHLGELPPPVSDGGGGSIDWRQSIRYIHSNMTRNDLSLEEVASQNYVCKWHFSKLFKQQFGITFREYLISARLERAKQMLRSNQSVTDVCYAVGYGDLAHFIRIFRKKVGMTPSDYKRQHRIDSTKGVSK; the protein is encoded by the coding sequence TTGATCGTCTTGTGGGAGTACAGAGAGACTGCAGGAAGAGCATCTGACCAAGCCCCTCTCGCCGAATCGGTCGATCCCGCCGTGCCAGTTGTCAGTGTGGACTCGTACCAAGCCATGATACAGGCAATGGAGGCTGCGCCGTGTGAGGCACTGATTATCATTTGTGAGCAAGAAAAACTGCCCGAGCGATACGATCTAACCCGGCTGATCGGGCAGGTGCCGATCTACGTGTTTGTCAATGTAGGGGTCGCAGAAAAGCTGATTCTCCATTACTTGCTGTTTTATCTCAGTACACGCGCTGATGCCGGTCATGCGGCCAACCATCTGGGGGAGCTTCCGCCGCCTGTCTCCGACGGAGGAGGCGGAAGCATCGACTGGCGACAATCGATCCGCTACATCCACAGCAACATGACCCGCAACGATTTGTCATTGGAGGAAGTAGCCAGTCAGAACTACGTTTGCAAGTGGCACTTTTCCAAACTGTTTAAACAACAGTTCGGGATTACCTTTCGCGAGTACCTGATCAGTGCGCGACTCGAACGAGCCAAGCAGATGCTTCGTTCCAACCAATCTGTTACAGATGTTTGCTATGCGGTCGGCTACGGAGACCTGGCCCATTTCATCCGGATCTTTCGCAAAAAGGTAGGGATGACGCCGAGTGACTACAAGCGCCAGCATCGGATTGACTCTACCAAGGGGGTGAGTAAGTGA
- a CDS encoding winged helix-turn-helix domain-containing protein, which yields MRVAAVSADLTLPFLVRESLRATGADVLHLGDLSSLVCLLKEGFSFHSIVWFVPALGHDQILFCERLINDYPGLRLMLITEDIREHPLADRLAQKVEVLHRSGQEDAQVDAIRRFLVAADRPVKACHPVTDNEIVLMPGIILNLDLKYLDNHGQIYSLPGKEFELLQYFLKNRGRFVTIKDILLSVWDEYTSPENARQYIFKLRRKLYSKQTDCNLIIHRKGIGYTLLQEDTRFLVNY from the coding sequence ATGAGAGTAGCTGCCGTTAGTGCTGATCTAACCCTTCCCTTTCTGGTAAGGGAATCTTTACGTGCAACAGGGGCAGATGTGCTCCACCTGGGCGATCTTTCCTCATTGGTCTGCCTGTTGAAAGAAGGCTTCTCCTTTCACAGTATCGTCTGGTTTGTTCCTGCCTTGGGCCATGATCAGATTTTATTCTGTGAACGACTGATCAACGATTATCCCGGCCTGCGCCTGATGCTAATCACGGAGGATATACGAGAACATCCGCTGGCAGACAGGTTGGCCCAAAAAGTAGAAGTGCTGCACCGTTCTGGGCAGGAGGACGCACAGGTGGATGCGATCCGCCGGTTTCTGGTGGCAGCGGACAGGCCGGTCAAAGCATGTCACCCCGTGACGGACAATGAAATCGTACTCATGCCAGGAATTATCCTCAATCTCGACCTCAAGTACCTGGACAACCATGGTCAAATCTACTCGCTGCCTGGCAAGGAGTTTGAACTGCTTCAGTACTTCTTGAAGAACCGGGGGCGGTTTGTGACGATCAAAGATATCTTGCTGTCTGTCTGGGACGAGTATACCTCTCCGGAAAATGCCCGCCAGTATATCTTTAAACTGCGGCGCAAGCTGTATTCGAAACAGACCGACTGCAATCTGATCATCCATCGCAAAGGAATCGGCTACACGCTTTTGCAGGAGGATACCCGCTTTCTGGTCAACTACTGA
- a CDS encoding 5' nucleotidase, NT5C type, with translation MRIVIDLDGTICQLKGAGDTYETLAPVPGAVEAVKRLKQAGHEIVIHTARNMKTQRGKVTDVIASVGQVTLDWLDRHGVPYDEVVFGKPYGDVYIDDLAIRFCDWQETMAQLAEWTNER, from the coding sequence ATGCGGATTGTAATCGACTTGGACGGGACGATTTGTCAACTGAAAGGCGCCGGAGATACGTACGAGACACTGGCTCCCGTACCCGGCGCGGTTGAGGCGGTAAAAAGACTGAAACAGGCAGGGCATGAGATCGTGATCCACACGGCACGCAACATGAAGACACAGCGTGGCAAGGTGACCGACGTGATTGCCAGCGTGGGACAGGTTACCCTGGATTGGCTGGACCGCCATGGGGTTCCCTACGATGAAGTGGTTTTTGGCAAGCCATATGGCGATGTGTACATTGACGATCTGGCCATTCGTTTTTGCGACTGGCAGGAGACGATGGCACAGCTCGCAGAATGGACGAACGAGCGATGA
- a CDS encoding phosphopantetheine-binding protein: MEELKYGREIAASLLDTLGREVALEVDTDLLDLGLDSINFVRLIVLLEERLSIRIADDDVLLAHFSTPARIDQLLNRYAKQAQ; encoded by the coding sequence ATGGAGGAGTTGAAATACGGCAGAGAGATTGCCGCCTCGCTTCTGGATACGCTTGGCCGGGAAGTAGCGCTTGAGGTGGACACTGATCTGCTTGATCTTGGCCTTGATTCGATCAACTTCGTGCGCTTGATCGTTTTGCTGGAGGAGCGCTTGTCGATTCGCATCGCCGATGACGATGTGCTGCTGGCGCACTTCAGTACGCCTGCACGAATTGACCAACTGCTCAACCGGTATGCAAAGCAGGCACAGTAG
- the acpS gene encoding holo-ACP synthase: MIYGIGVDLQHIGQIGEAIEKHGSAFLVKIFTEEEVAYCQRYPRTHQHLAARWAAKEAFFKALGAGIGQGFLFREVETRNHASGQPYIVLHGNALAHCDRLGLQTHVSLSHSGEYAMAQVLVTIGEQSERSS, translated from the coding sequence ATGATCTACGGTATCGGCGTTGATCTGCAGCATATCGGTCAGATCGGCGAAGCGATCGAGAAGCACGGATCTGCTTTTCTGGTAAAAATATTTACAGAGGAAGAGGTCGCATACTGTCAGCGGTATCCTCGCACCCATCAACACCTGGCGGCCAGGTGGGCGGCCAAAGAGGCTTTCTTTAAGGCGCTGGGGGCGGGGATCGGACAAGGTTTTCTGTTTCGCGAGGTGGAGACGAGAAACCATGCAAGCGGCCAACCCTACATCGTCCTTCATGGAAACGCTCTTGCCCACTGTGACCGGCTAGGACTGCAGACGCATGTCAGTCTCTCGCACTCCGGAGAGTACGCCATGGCTCAAGTGCTCGTAACCATCGGGGAGCAGTCGGAAAGAAGTTCGTGA
- a CDS encoding UTP--glucose-1-phosphate uridylyltransferase: protein MAEKARNVRKAVIPAAGLGTRFLPATKTLPKEMLPIVDKPVIQYVVEEAVASGIEHIVIVTAPDKPSIQQHFDGKGQRSGLSQTSRGQKQLADLDQLAGRVTIDYAVQEQPKGLGHAVWCAGPFLDGEPFAVLLGDMVVAAETPCLRQLLERFAEVPLPLIGVSRVPYEDVQKYGILAGQRVAEQTYAVRRFVEKPEPGAAPSDLAIVGRYILPPETLPLLEQQAPGLHEEIQLTDAINQLAAQQEVQAYQIAGEPYDAGDKLGFVKANIAFALAGDSADDLLAYLTRMVERQVPPRWAGGDQ from the coding sequence ATGGCTGAGAAAGCGCGAAACGTACGCAAAGCAGTGATACCGGCAGCGGGTCTCGGGACGCGCTTCCTCCCGGCAACCAAGACGCTTCCCAAAGAGATGCTGCCCATCGTGGACAAGCCGGTGATCCAGTATGTGGTCGAGGAAGCGGTGGCCTCCGGGATTGAGCATATCGTCATCGTCACGGCACCGGACAAGCCGTCCATACAACAACATTTCGACGGCAAAGGACAGAGGTCGGGCCTGTCACAGACGAGCAGAGGGCAGAAGCAGTTGGCGGACTTGGATCAGTTGGCAGGTCGGGTGACGATTGATTACGCCGTGCAGGAGCAGCCGAAAGGGCTTGGACACGCCGTCTGGTGTGCCGGACCGTTTCTCGATGGTGAGCCGTTTGCGGTGCTGCTCGGGGACATGGTAGTAGCGGCGGAAACACCTTGCTTGCGTCAACTGCTCGAGCGATTTGCAGAGGTGCCGCTGCCGTTGATCGGGGTGAGCCGTGTCCCTTATGAAGATGTACAAAAGTACGGGATCTTGGCCGGACAGCGGGTTGCTGAACAAACCTATGCCGTTCGTCGGTTCGTAGAAAAACCGGAACCGGGTGCAGCTCCATCCGACTTGGCCATTGTCGGCCGTTACATCCTCCCGCCGGAGACCTTGCCGCTCTTGGAGCAGCAGGCACCTGGTCTTCATGAGGAGATCCAGTTGACGGATGCGATCAACCAACTGGCAGCACAGCAAGAGGTACAGGCTTATCAGATCGCCGGGGAACCGTACGATGCAGGTGACAAACTAGGTTTTGTGAAAGCGAACATCGCGTTTGCATTAGCGGGAGATAGCGCCGACGATCTTTTGGCTTATCTGACGAGAATGGTGGAACGGCAAGTGCCGCCGCGATGGGCAGGGGGTGACCAATAG
- a CDS encoding FAD binding domain-containing protein: MNQMKYAAPCSLAEATELLSFHPDAVLLSGGQVVINQLSRMEIVPTSLIDLGRIAELARLKESADQLWIGACVTHAQLSASTAVRHCLPALTEAATIIADLQVRNRATVGGTAAYGDSWGDYWPVLYAADGFIQLVSREGERDVPVRDWLSGRYRTNLRSGEIIKWVVVNKSRRSRFYKQPIRMGETVCAALAQLENGELRLAVSGITALPLVVTFSPRAGTVLRRQESKRVEQVIASVREPSATPYKKHIAQRLAQRLLDEHLAEEAR, translated from the coding sequence ATGAATCAGATGAAGTACGCGGCTCCCTGTTCGCTGGCGGAAGCAACAGAGCTTCTGTCCTTTCATCCAGATGCGGTTTTGCTCTCTGGCGGTCAGGTGGTGATCAATCAGCTGAGCAGAATGGAGATTGTGCCGACAAGTTTGATTGACTTAGGGCGGATTGCGGAACTCGCTCGGCTCAAAGAAAGCGCCGATCAGCTGTGGATTGGAGCGTGTGTCACCCATGCCCAACTGTCGGCCAGCACAGCTGTCAGACATTGCTTGCCTGCGTTGACAGAAGCGGCCACCATCATCGCTGATCTGCAGGTGCGAAACCGGGCGACAGTCGGAGGGACGGCTGCTTACGGAGATTCCTGGGGTGACTACTGGCCCGTCCTGTACGCGGCAGACGGTTTCATCCAACTCGTTTCCCGAGAGGGGGAGAGGGACGTGCCTGTTCGAGACTGGCTTTCCGGGCGGTACCGTACCAACTTGCGAAGCGGCGAGATCATAAAGTGGGTAGTGGTAAACAAAAGCCGCCGCAGTCGGTTTTACAAGCAACCGATCAGGATGGGCGAAACCGTTTGCGCCGCCTTGGCCCAATTGGAAAACGGCGAGCTTCGGCTGGCAGTCAGCGGCATCACCGCGCTGCCTCTGGTGGTGACGTTCTCGCCTAGAGCCGGAACCGTTTTGCGCAGACAGGAGAGCAAACGTGTCGAGCAGGTGATCGCATCGGTTCGGGAACCGTCGGCGACGCCTTATAAAAAACATATCGCCCAGCGGCTCGCTCAGCGCTTACTGGATGAGCATCTGGCGGAGGAAGCGAGATGA
- a CDS encoding glycosyltransferase family 2 protein, whose translation MRVVLPMAGLGRRLQQEGDVTPKMLRQIAGRPMLHWALDSLQGQVDVDHVIFVCLKQHLDRFPLEQTIRRYSRDARIIALDHPTRGQAETVLAAAPHVPLDQPLMIYNCDTYLESRIGQTLARLSGLVDGVISVFPSQEDCFSYVEVDDTGTVTRTTEKEVVSSYASTGLYHFSRARFFWEAAETAIAQGERTAEEYYVAPLYNDLIAQGKHFVIDQADCCYPLGTPEQLEAFLPYAAALSTQQRGSGKDERRGWRKR comes from the coding sequence ATGAGAGTGGTTCTTCCGATGGCTGGACTGGGCCGCCGGCTGCAGCAGGAGGGGGATGTTACGCCTAAGATGCTGCGCCAGATCGCCGGCAGACCGATGCTCCATTGGGCACTTGACAGTTTACAGGGGCAGGTGGATGTGGATCATGTGATCTTTGTCTGCCTGAAACAGCATCTGGATCGGTTTCCCCTGGAACAGACGATTCGCCGCTACAGTAGAGATGCCAGAATTATCGCCTTGGATCATCCGACACGAGGACAAGCGGAGACGGTCTTGGCTGCCGCGCCCCATGTACCGCTCGATCAACCTTTGATGATTTACAATTGTGACACCTATCTGGAATCGCGGATCGGCCAAACGCTTGCTCGGCTCTCTGGGCTTGTCGACGGAGTTATCTCCGTCTTTCCTTCTCAGGAGGACTGTTTCAGTTACGTGGAGGTTGACGATACGGGGACGGTTACCCGCACCACCGAGAAAGAAGTGGTCTCATCTTACGCCTCGACGGGGCTGTATCACTTTTCACGGGCGCGGTTCTTCTGGGAGGCGGCGGAAACAGCGATTGCCCAAGGTGAGAGAACGGCTGAAGAGTATTATGTCGCACCGCTTTACAACGATCTGATTGCCCAAGGCAAGCATTTTGTGATCGACCAAGCGGATTGTTGCTATCCGCTTGGTACTCCAGAGCAGCTAGAGGCATTCCTGCCATACGCCGCTGCGCTCTCAACTCAACAGAGAGGAAGTGGCAAGGATGAGCGAAGGGGGTGGCGGAAAAGATGA